The Candidatus Methylomirabilis tolerans genomic sequence GGATAACATCTGAAAAGCGCTTTTCACGAAATATTAAGACATTAACAATCGTTGTCAACCCAAAAGTTTTTCATTGTTCATACTTTAATATCATATAATAATAACAACTATTATATTATATCGACGGTGTCATAACGTTAATCGAATAGATTCAATTGGATGCGGTCATCGAGGCCCTTCGGAGTTCGTATGCGAAAGGACCTGTAGAATGGGCGTTGTCTCGATTAGGGTTACACTCCTAATCTGTAGAATCGTGTAGAGGGAATGAGGCGGGTTCGGGCACTTTTTGACAATGGCCAATCAGGATGGCCTCACGGTGCTCACATTCCCCTTCGCGTATCGGGCGAAGATCCTACCATCCATCTACTCGAGCGGCTCTTCGGCGAAGGGAAGCGCCACACTAAGGTCATTCCGCGCTTCACCTCGGAGTCCAGCGGGCTGACGCTGCTGTTCGCGGTTTTCGTCGATACCTCCGAAGGTTGGCGAGGGGTGCGCATGCCAGCGTACATCGTCGAGCGTCTCGAGCAGATTACCGAGCATCCAGGCAGCGAGTGGGAGGATCTCGATCTGATGAAGCTGGCTGCTTGAGATCATGAAAAGTGGAGGTTATGTCTCTGAGCGTTTACAGGAAGAAAAGGACCTGACCTTAGAATGCACCCGGGAGGGTACACCCCCTTTCCTCTATTTGCACACTTTTTGAATATAGCTCCTATAGCCCGGACAGTAGTGATATAATCACAAAAATATTTCCGGTGTCAATCTAAACAACCTAAGAGAAGAAAGGAGGAGGGGTTATCGAATACTTAATGGAAAATGAAGAAGAGGCTTTCCGTCTGGATATTAAAACAAATAGTAAGGTTGTTGAACAGCAAGCTCTCTGGGCTGGTATAAAGCCAGGTATGCGTGTTGCTGACATGTGCTGTGGTTCAGGGAAAGTAACTTCTATATTACATAAATTAGTTCAACCTGGTGGAGCGGTAATCGGATTTGATGGTTCAGAAAAGAGGATTGAATATGCTCAAGAACACTATAATGATAAAGCGATAAAATTTAAGTGTAGAGATATACAAACACATCTCGATGATGTGGAGATGTTTGACTTTGTCTGGATGCGCTTTGTTTTAGAGTATTACCTTTCTAGCAGTTTTGATATCGTTAAAAATGTAACTAAGATTGTAAAACCAGGTGGTGTTTTGTGTCTGGTCGATTTAGACTATAATTGTTTAAGCCATTTTGGCATTTCGCCAAGACTGGAACGAACTATTTTTGCTGCGATGAAGTATTTAGAGAAAAACGCAAATTTCGATCCGTATGCAGGGAGAAAACTTTATTCTTTCTTGTATGATCTTGGCTATCAAGATATAAACATAGATGTTACCGCTCATCACCTGATATTTGGGCAATTAAAAGACGTTGATGCCTTCAACTGGATCAAAAAGTTTGAAGTTATCTCGAAAAAGGTAAATTTCAATTATGAAGAATATGAGGGAGGATACGAAGAGTTTTTAGAGGAATTTAATAGATTTTTTGTCAATCCAAGAAGATTTACTTACACACCAGTAATTTGTTGCAGGGGACGTAAGCCTGTTGTTTGATTTAACTATGTAAAATATTGGATTAAGTCTTTAATGTTTTATTGTAATATTTCATAAAAGCATCAACAATGTTTTTGTCATAACTTTTTCCTACCTCCTCATTGAGTAGTTGAAATGCTATATCGAGGGGCATCGGGTTCCTGTAATGACGTTTTGCCGTTATAGCTTCGAAAAAGTCTGCTACGCCAATTATTCTAGCGCCCAGAGGAATATCTTCTCCCCTCTGTCCTTTTGGATAACCACTTCCATCAATTTTCTCATGGTGTGATCCTGCAATATTAGGAATCTCCTTATAAATGCCTTCAAAATGTATTCGTTCCAATATGTTCCTGGTTTTATCCGCGTGGCTTTCTATTTCCTTACGTTCTTCGTCATTCAATTTGCCTGGTTTCATTAAGATAGAATCTTTGATACCTATTTTGCCATAATCATGCAGTAATGACGCTATACGAATTATTTCCTCATATTCCTTTGGCAAATCTAATTCATGACATATTCCCAGCGCATACTCTGTGACTTTTTCGGAATGACCTGCTGTAAGCGGGTCTCTTGCATCAATGCTGGCTGCTAAGGTGTGTAATATAGATTTAAATTGCCTTTCTTTTGTTTCCAGTAGCATACAGTTATGAATGCTTATCCCAATTTCAGGCGCAACACCCATAAGCAAACTAATATCACTTTGGACCAATGGCTTTTTTGTCTTTATATTGTCTACTGCAAGAATTCCCAGTGACTCTCCTTCGTAGATTATTGGACAACAGATAAAGGACAATGCCCCCATTTTTTTCGCAAAATCCAGGCTGTGAGATGAAAGGTTGGTCTCGATCTCGTGCATATCATTTATTAAAAATGGTTTCTGTTCACGAAAACAGACCACAAACAGCCCTTTTGACTCAGACATATTTAAATGAAACTGAGTGTGCTTCAAAACGTTTAATTGCTCAGGAGTATAACCAAAACCTGCACGGAATAATAACAGGGAACTGTCTTGATTTGCTAAAAGAATTACGCCCCGATCATAATAAAGGCGAGTTTCCAATACCTTAATAACATTAGATAAAATGATATCGACATTCATTTGCTTGCTAAGAGATAGCCCGATTTCACTTATCATTCTGGAACACTACTGTCCGGTTGTTGCGTGAACCATCGCCGTAACTGCTGAATCTGTAAGCGATTCATGGGCGTCATGCGCAAAATCGATTTCAATTGTCGGGTACACTGGGGCCAGTCCTTCACGAAAGGAGTGGCCCATGAACAGTGGTCGTACCGTCTTCGCGCAGGTCATGGAGTTCCTGCCGCTGCCGGAGTTCCGCACCTGCGTAGCCCGCTATCAGGGCGAGTACAAGGTCCGTGGCTTCTCATGCCTCGACCAGTTCTTATGTCTAGCCTTCGCGCAGTTGACCTACCGGGAGAGCCTCCGCGATATCGAGACGTGTCTCCGCGCGATGCAACCCCGGCTCTACCACATGGGCATTCGGGGCCGGGTGGCGCGCAGTACGCTCGCGGATGCCAACGAGACCCGCGACTGGCGGATCTATGCCGACTTCGCGCAGACGCTTATCGGTCTGGCCAAGTCCCTCTACGCGACCGAGCCGTTCAGCGTCGATCTCGCGGCAACCGTGTACGCCTTCGACTCAACCACGATCGACCTCTGTTTGGCGCTGTTCCCGTGGGCCAGATTCCGCCAGCACAAGGGGGCGATCAAGCTCCATACGCTGCTCAACCTCCGCGGGAATATCCCCGAGGTGGTGGCGATCTCCGACGGCAAGTGGCACGATGTCAAGGCGCTCGACCTGCTCCTCCCCCTCGCGGGGGCCTACTATGTACTCGACCGCGGCTACCTCGACTTCGCCCGTCTCTACCGGTTCCACCAGGCGGCCGCATTCTTCGTCACCCGGGCCAAGGCCAACCTGCAGTTCGGCCGACGCTATTCGCATCCGGTCGACAAGACCACTGGGATTCGCTGCGATCAGACCATCGTGCTCACGGGACCCAAGACCGCTACACTCTACCCGGTCCCACTCAGGCGGATCCGCTACACCGACCCCGACACCGGCAAGCATCTGGTCTTCCTCACCAACGACGTGACGCTGCCGGCCCTGACCATCGCCCAGCTCTACAAGTCACGCTGGCAGGTGGAGCTGTTCTTCAAGTGGATCAAGCAGCACCTGCGGATCAAAGCCTTCTACGGAACCTCCGCGAACGCCGTCAAGACGCAAGTCTGGATTGCCGTCAGCATCTATGTCCTGGTCGCGATCCTCAAGAAGCGGCTTGGGTTACCCCAGAGTCTCTACACAATTCTACAGGTCCTCAGCGTGACGCTATTTGAACGTATGCCCTTGATTCAGGCACTTACGATCATGCCTGAGTCGACTGCGGAGGATGAGGGCTGTAACCAGTTGTTATTGTTCGATCGATAACCGGACAGTAGTGAACCGTAATGAAAAACATAATTGTCCCAGTCCCGTACCCATTGCGGAAAAAGAAAACCAAGGCGGAGGACATAAGCGACAAATGTAAACAATTGGCCGAACAGCCCAACCCCGTCAATCTCCTCAACGTAGAAGCCATTACCCTCGAGCAATTCACGCATCTCGTCGTCCCTGAAATGTTGATGCCAACGCTTTTCTTTCTCGTTGTACCCAACCAATCCATCCGGGTTGGCCGCATAGCGCTGTCGATAAGCCTCCGGCGAGCGAGTCAAAGAGTAATACCAACGATGTAAGCCCGGAAAAACATATTTTAGATTTCCCAAATCCATAAAGGAAAAGACATGTCGTCGAGGAACAGAAACCAGAAGAAGTCCACCGGATTTTAATACGCGAAATACGTCCAAAAGTGCTTTATTCTGGTCATGAATATGCTCAAGCACCTCAAACATTGTGACGGCATCGAACTGTCCATTATCAAATGGTAGAGGATACACGGACTCTTTGACGACAACTCCGTGGGGTACTTTCTTCATCGCATCCCGATTCTTCTCGACGCCGATGTAATCCACATTCCTATGCTGCTTGAGCAGGTATCCGAATCTGCCGTCATCGCATCCGAAGTCGAGCACGTGAGCATGTTCTGGCAACCACGTATATCCAAAGGCGAAACGGGGGGTGTGAAAGAAAGGATTATCTTTGGAAATCTTGCGACGCATTGTCTTGACCCGCTCAACAATAAGATGTGGTCTAGCTGGAAGTCCCCGGTTTAATGTTGTTTTGCCATGCGATCCTTTAATTCATTCTTACCCATGCTG encodes the following:
- a CDS encoding IS4 family transposase, with translation MNSGRTVFAQVMEFLPLPEFRTCVARYQGEYKVRGFSCLDQFLCLAFAQLTYRESLRDIETCLRAMQPRLYHMGIRGRVARSTLADANETRDWRIYADFAQTLIGLAKSLYATEPFSVDLAATVYAFDSTTIDLCLALFPWARFRQHKGAIKLHTLLNLRGNIPEVVAISDGKWHDVKALDLLLPLAGAYYVLDRGYLDFARLYRFHQAAAFFVTRAKANLQFGRRYSHPVDKTTGIRCDQTIVLTGPKTATLYPVPLRRIRYTDPDTGKHLVFLTNDVTLPALTIAQLYKSRWQVELFFKWIKQHLRIKAFYGTSANAVKTQVWIAVSIYVLVAILKKRLGLPQSLYTILQVLSVTLFERMPLIQALTIMPESTAEDEGCNQLLLFDR
- a CDS encoding class I SAM-dependent methyltransferase — encoded protein: MRRKISKDNPFFHTPRFAFGYTWLPEHAHVLDFGCDDGRFGYLLKQHRNVDYIGVEKNRDAMKKVPHGVVVKESVYPLPFDNGQFDAVTMFEVLEHIHDQNKALLDVFRVLKSGGLLLVSVPRRHVFSFMDLGNLKYVFPGLHRWYYSLTRSPEAYRQRYAANPDGLVGYNEKEKRWHQHFRDDEMRELLEGNGFYVEEIDGVGLFGQLFTFVAYVLRLGFLFPQWVRDWDNYVFHYGSLLSGYRSNNNNWLQPSSSAVDSGMIVSA
- a CDS encoding class I SAM-dependent methyltransferase yields the protein MENEEEAFRLDIKTNSKVVEQQALWAGIKPGMRVADMCCGSGKVTSILHKLVQPGGAVIGFDGSEKRIEYAQEHYNDKAIKFKCRDIQTHLDDVEMFDFVWMRFVLEYYLSSSFDIVKNVTKIVKPGGVLCLVDLDYNCLSHFGISPRLERTIFAAMKYLEKNANFDPYAGRKLYSFLYDLGYQDINIDVTAHHLIFGQLKDVDAFNWIKKFEVISKKVNFNYEEYEGGYEEFLEEFNRFFVNPRRFTYTPVICCRGRKPVV
- a CDS encoding HD domain-containing protein, which produces MISEIGLSLSKQMNVDIILSNVIKVLETRLYYDRGVILLANQDSSLLLFRAGFGYTPEQLNVLKHTQFHLNMSESKGLFVVCFREQKPFLINDMHEIETNLSSHSLDFAKKMGALSFICCPIIYEGESLGILAVDNIKTKKPLVQSDISLLMGVAPEIGISIHNCMLLETKERQFKSILHTLAASIDARDPLTAGHSEKVTEYALGICHELDLPKEYEEIIRIASLLHDYGKIGIKDSILMKPGKLNDEERKEIESHADKTRNILERIHFEGIYKEIPNIAGSHHEKIDGSGYPKGQRGEDIPLGARIIGVADFFEAITAKRHYRNPMPLDIAFQLLNEEVGKSYDKNIVDAFMKYYNKTLKT